The segment GAATAATGAAGCTATGAGCTAAACTGCTAGAGGTATAACCTGCAGGAGCCGGGTCGCCGTCTCGCCCGCTGGGAAGGACTTCACAGCTACTGAGTCCCACGAGCCGGCAGCCGTAGCGCAGAGGGCAGAGAGCAAGAGAAGAGGCTAACGGCGACGCCGCGACGGGCAGAGGCAGGCGGCACTGCGTCAGTCAGCCGGGGGTCCGGCTGTACCGCTGTCCTCGCGTCCCGAGCTCCCAGCGCCAGCGGCCGCGTTGGTCTGTAGCTGTGCCGATGCGGGCGCAGCGGCGGAGGTCTGCGCCTCCGCAGCTCGGGCCGGGTGGACGATGGGATGGGGGAGAGGCGGAGTggcggagagaggagagaggcgaGGAACGGCGGCGCCGTCACGCGCGTGCGAAGCATCAAGCAAGGACGCAGGCGGACGGCGCAACGCTGTAGTAGTAGGCCCTTGCCCTAGCGGCTGCTTTTTGCCCCAGTAATTGGGCCTGAATATGGGGTAACCCTTGCAGCTTGGAGGAAGAATGGAGGAAAAAGTATACCCAAGGTCCCTCATCGAGTTGCAAAATCGTCTCCAACCGTAAAACCATCTATACCACATCTCTCAACTTGAAAAACTGTTCACCTTCCATCGATATTTTTGATACCGGTTTTATCCGGCGTGACTGCTGAGTTAACGTGGATCTATATGGGCCCCATGTAtgaggatgccacgtcatctctctcttttcccctcttctctctcacttctcttcTAGTCTAGGTGGGCAGGCCGGCCGACGGGGTGagacgggagaggaggaggttcggcggccggtggccggcgacctgcgatgcggcagcggcggcgaccacgcggGAGCAGGCGGGTCGGGCGCCAGATCGCCACTCAATTGTTTGCTTCTCAATCAGTTCTTTGCTCCTCAATCAGCCCTTCAGTCTTCGTATTCTTTGCCTCCAATCCCTCCTCAATCCAAATGCAATGGCTGCCCAAGCATCATGAACTCATTGATCTGGAATATCCACTCATTGATCGATGAGAGGTGCACAAGTGCATGGATAGCTTCATGCATGTCACCATCGGCATGCAGCGCATCGACGACAGTGTCGTTCCCACGATGATGCCTTCCACGGGCTACGAGCTCACCGTCCACGGTCACCCTGCTGGGATTCTGCTGGCATCACTTCAGTATCGCCGGCTAGGGAATCAATCACGTACTACTACGAGATAGAGTCAGATTCTTGCATTgcttcgtcggcgccgccgtgctcgctaTCAAACTCAGCGACCGCTGCTTCATCCTTGCCATCTCTGACGACATAGCGGACTAACCCATTGTCCATCTTGCTATTGGCGCAGCAGCGGCGAGGGTGGCCTTTGAGGAAAACGTTGATGAATCCATCAATTTTAATTAAATGGAACGAAGGGCCGTTGGCGTGAACAATTCAATTCAGCCGCAGAttcatcaattttaattaaAAGGAACCAAGGGCCGCTCGCGTGGACAATTCAATTCAGCCGCAAAATGAAGGCCCGCGCGATTAGTCTTTCGAGACACATGCAGAATACGTAAAACTCTTGAGAAAAAACTGAAACGAAATAAGTACGTGCAACTCTTGTGATGAAGGGAGTACAAAGGTTGATTACATATTTGTAGCACAAGAAGGGCATGGAAGACCATAGGCTATATGGCCCATTACAGTGCACGCTCGGACGTCCATCACTGGTCGGATGGCCCTCGGGCAGTCGGGCTCAAAAGGCAGAGCACTTAAACACTACTCAGAAACATTAGTAATAATTTATGAAACCAAGCACTATAATACATGCAACACTAACTAGACAATAATCATTGTGATAAAGTTAGAAACTAGGTCTCTCGACGTTAAACAGGTTCACAAGATAGTGATATGGGGATCAATTCAACACAGGATGGCCTCTTGTCTTCTTATTTTAGCTGCAAGTTTACGTTGGACCAGATCCTCAGGAAGAGTCCAATACGGCATAGGAACCGGCCATCTGCCATTCAGTAATTTGCCCACAATGTAATGTTATCCACAAATTTGTACGAATATTTAACGTGATAGTAGTGTAATGCATCATAATACCTATCAGGGTGAACACTATCATCTCCAGCAATCTTCCAATCAAGCACATCAGATGGATTACCATGGCTATGTTCAGCAACAGCCCTATCAAACACAACAAAGAATTCAATGGAAAATTATGATTTGACTGAACCTGCTTCAACAACAATTCAAAATTAATTGTTCTCACAAGTATTACAGGAGCACGTCCTTGAAACATGATAATTTACAATATCCCCTCTGTTTACTTGGATCAAGTTTTTGGCTTTTCAAAGCCAACGTGGCAGaacttaaaaaattaacttcACAAAAGTCACCAAAATGTTAATCTAGTGTAATATTATGATAATTTACTGCATCATTTTATACATTCAAAACATGAATTTGTACAATATCCCCTCTGTTTACTAAAGGATCAAGTTTTTGGCTTTTCAAAGTCAACATGGCAGAACAtaaaaaattaacttcaaaaaaGTCACCAAAATGTTAATCTAGTgtaatattatgatattttacTGTATCATTTTATACATTCAAAGCTTAACATTTGAAATAATTACTATGGTCAAAGTCAATTGGTTTAACTACATGTGAACATCACTATTTTGTGACTGGAAGGAGCACATCATCAAAGCATTTGAATAACCAAAAAGATCTAGACATACCCTTTTGTCTTAAAATACTTCAGGATCTCGCGAATCTCACACCATGATAGGAATGCGGTGCCTTCTACACCCTCATCGTAGAAGTTCATGCCAACAAAGGTTCCATCGAAACAAAGAAGAGGCCCTCCAATGCCAGCCTATCCAGGTGAAATGGAGAGGTTATAATTGGTAATGCCAATCAAATAATCATAGTTAACTCATATTCTGATGCAACTATTTACTTCAACTGTGTAGTAGACAAGAAAAATAGAAGCTGTTACCTTAGTGGTTGTACATCCAGAGTAACTAAGAAATTTGCAGTCATGTGTGACAACAGTGGGAAATTGATGCCCTCTTGCAGCCATTAATCTGCCAGATTCGAAGATACGCCCTACAGCTAGTAATTTCCGACAGTTATGCCCATAAGGTTGAATTTTCACTGGTTGGCGAACACAGTGATCCTTCACACTGACTAGAGCAACATTGTAATGTAAATTATAATGTTGTACTGTCCCTACGGTGCGCAGATTATTTGGAAGTAACACTTCAATCTGCAAGCGACACAATTAAAACTCTTAGCAGTTCATCAAATGAACAGGGATCACAGAATATTTAGAAGCACCAACCCTCAAGTTTTCAGCAATCCTGTTTTCATCACTAGAATCCCTAAGTAAGTTCGCTGAAGTCAGAATAGTGGCACACTCGTTCCATTCAATAAAGAAACCCGTGCATGCAAAAGTTCGTTTATCTCCTGGATATCATAATTTTGATCATTAGTTAGTTATGATTAGAGTACAAATATGAAACCGTAAACAGCACAATACTGAAAAATCACCGTTGAATGAAGCAAGTGCGACAGTATTTTCGCATATGCTAGAGGCAACATCTTCACTTAGTTCACTCCAGACACCTTTACCAAATATGTCACCAAAAGGCTCTTCAAAAGTATAAGCCAAAATCATGCCATCTAGTTGAACATACCAAGTAAAATAGTTGTAAGTGGTACAGTAAGTACAAAAACACAATGCATGAAACTGTCACGATATTTACAGGGTTTTACTTACCTTTCGATTTTGGGGGCTCAGGATAGCCCAAGGATTCTAGATCCCCGTATCGATCCTTGTTAAGAACATCTCTATGTACTGGCGTATCAATATCAATAGTGAGTGATTAACACTAATATAGTATATGATAAGATTCAACTAAAATTCCACACATAATATAAGTACAGACGATCAATATATGATGATAACCCGAGTTGCAAACCACAATATATTGATTCTGCTTAACAATCCCATGAGCATAGGGTAACAGTATTAACTGATTGTCGCTAACTCCATGACAACCGTAAAAAGCTAAGCCCATCGATAGTTATCACAAGAGTGTAAGTGTAAAACCTAAAATTTACACCATTTATGTACAAATACAGAATATTAGAAATAACGATGAATTGCATATACCAAAATACTAGAAGCCTAAAGTATCACTGTGCTCACCTTGATGAGAGCTAGGCATCTCACCGCTGGGACTTTCTCCAACCCTGCAGAAAAATATCAACATGAGTAGCCAAAAGTAAAATTTATCAAACCAGGTCCAGCACAATTTATATGCAACACCAGCATGAATATAATTGTAGGAACAAACAATATAGATAAAAGAGGACCTGGAGTAGTATGGATATAAATATTTCAAGAAAGCAAGAGAATTGAACAAATGTTATATAAAACCTCCAGTGTCTAGAGGCATCATAATTCATAGCAGTGTGACCACTAAATCTGGACAAAATGTTCCTTTCTCTAATAAAATTAGACAAATATCATTAAACATTGAAACATGTGACTAATCTAGTACAGGGAGGTAGTGTTATGTGCCAATAGGACAGAGAAACATCTTGGTATAGGTGGGAGAGAATCATGTTGCATTATGGGAACATAACACATTGAAAACTGCAGAGGAACTACAATGTCAGAAAACCTACAAAAGGAACAACACCCAACTATCCAGATTATAGCAAAACCTAGTCCCATAAACTGTTTGGCATAAAGAACAGCTAAATTCATTAAATCACGTATGGCAGGGAGAGAGCAGGATATGTGTCCCATTCAAAATATGCAAAACATACCAGACTTCCTTCAAAGCCTCTAACCGCGCAGCAAATCTGACCTCATGATCGAGTATACAATTCACAAGCTGGTCAAGAACTCTATCCCCTGGCACAAATACGGTTCCCTCGGTAGTGAAGGAAAGGTTCATGCCAAGAAAGTCCCCATCAAAATCAAAAAGTGGCCCACCTTCATAAACCTGGCACCAAACAGAACAGGATTACAGGCAATACTAGTTGCATTGGACAAAATAAAGTGAAATGGAACAAGAAGATATGTAGGAAAAATCATCATCTTATTGCCTCAGAGGTATAAAACAAAAGggattaaatatttttgttgtagtgcAAGCGTGTACCTCACAGTAGTAAAAGAAAAGGTGTACCTCAGAGAATTTACAAGTGGACGACATAAGATATCCATTGTATGATTCACCAATCAATACCCCACTTGTGGTCATTAATTTGCCAGAGATATCACGGCCTAGAGCTACTACCTTGCTATGCGGTACAAATTTCTGAACATTGTTGAAAGGCACAGGACGAAGATCAGGTAAGTTCTCCACAATGACAGCAGCCATGTTGTGATCTAAATTATATTCTCTCAAAAACCCTATGACAACAGTGTCTTCATGGTGCACTTCAACCTATAATGAAGAATCAGGTGAAGAGTAAGCAATGATCACAACCAGTCAACTACCTTATGTAAGAAAAAATAGTAAAGGATGATTAGCAGCACCAACCTTCAAGTTATCATGATCTTTTCTTGCGTCATTAAAAGCTTTAAGCAAGCTTGCTGAGGTCAGCAATTTTATAACATGTCCATTACGGTGTACAGCTATGCCCAAGCATACAAATAACATTGTGTTTCCTACATAAGATTGTGATTTAAATCATTCATAATTAGCGGTGTTTATATATATGCCTGGAAAAGTAAGAAGGGTATAACAGCACATATAATCACCATCGTGCAGGGCAAGTGAAACAACACTTTTGGACAGATTAGATGCAACTTCTCCACTGAGCTCACTCCAGAAGACACCTTGATTCGATTCGCAGGGCAAGTCACCTAGTTACATACAACACAACCGTGAATGCTCAGCAAGAGATATAAGAGACATGCAGAAAAGAGGAAGGACCAGCAAACCTGAAACCAAGGACTCAGCTATCTCTCCTTCATTGCAAACTATGTCCTCCTTTATTCTATGCTTCTTTGAATACGTCATGACAAAATCAGTTTTTTCATCCCTCTTCAAGTTACTTCTGAGATCATAACGACCGCTCCGCATCTTCTCAGCACTGAAgcataagtttttttaaaagaaaaaaaggtgcaAAATGTGGATCAGAACAGCAAAGCAGCATCATAAAACTAACACGGATTTACTAATTAAAAGGTCACAAATATAGGTTTTATGTCAATGATGATGACTTTCCTGTAAGATCCAAAATCAACTTTACAAAAGTATAAAAGAGTAAATACTCTTCACTCAATGAGTTTGTTGGACAGGACTCAAAACAGTTACCAGAaaatatacaaattttaaaatccatAATGTCATTAGAATTAAGCACAATGTTTCCTTGCAATATCTTTTTCAGACCTCCAATTCACAAGGGGTAGATCCGTAGATGTATCGGGCATAGACAACGATAATGTTGATAGGTGTCTCCAAATATTTTCTTAGCTCAACTATTGAAATTTGTACCAGCCAAGGGCGGGGCCATGGGGGTTCAGTTGGGGGAGGGGGCAACCTAAACCTAGCGTCCAAATGATGAGAAGATAaggcaaaaagaaaaggtgtgGTACAACGAAAGCGAGGGATGAGAAAGAAATAGGATGTGCGTCGGTACGGGTGTGCGCaccggagggcggaggcggaagcagcACGACGACGGCACCGCTGCTCGCCTGATGGAgatcggcggaggcggcgacgaactCGCAGGAGATGGGAGTCGAGGCCGAGGGAACGGGTAGATCGACTTGGGCGCAAAGATTCAGAGGCGAGAGTATGCGGTggacgccgtcggcgccgccgctcccggtgatggagatcggcgcggGAGCCCGCGGGTGAAGGGGACGGAGAGGTCGACCTGCCCCGGCTCAGCGGACAAAATGGTTCTTATGTGCAATAAGGTCCCTCGTTTTAACATCGAGTTTGATTCAGATCATTTGTAAACGATAAAGTCCATTTTAACCCCCCACAACTATTATGTTTATCTAAAACACGTCCTTTAATTTAAAACTGGATTAGCTACAGTTCGATGGTTTGGTCCTTGCTGCCTCGTTTTCTGTTTATTCATCTGATTAATCTCCATTATAACCTACGAGACAAAGTGATTAAGTATATGATTAACGAGTAATATGCTGCATATGCATTGGAGCAGTGTTGTTGTACGCATGGAGCCCGAGCAATTACCCGTGGTGCccggccgctgcctccgccactgGGTATGGGTGTAATATTTTACCCGCGGACACGTCCGTCTGAAATCTAAGAACATAGCGGGCAATAGtcgtatattattatttttcacaGATAACCCATGCCTGATAACCCATGCCTGACCCGATACTtttgtattagctaattttagCCCATCTCTTCATTCTTATGCCCCTTTCTCTTGGCCCATTAGCCATATACAAACCCTAAACCTAACTCCCACTTCGcatcctcatcttttcgcttatatttATGCTTATCTGTCATAATTTAAACTagtatggtggcccgcgcagattgcacGGCTAGTAccgttatatattttttcacttaTTAACATATCTATTTtcacattttattattaaaatatattaaaaatggcaacataatttttaaattctatatGAACTTGACCAAACTAACCAATGTGTAGTATTCATGTTGTATTGTATATATGTGAtagttataattattttttaattccttattttagttactccctctataccataatataaggcatgatCAAACTtgacacggtctctaaaactattttttgtcttataatttctcatatactataaggtttgtagtaacaaaattataaccatttgAAAGTAAATCCAAATGTTAAtccaatgatataatttttagcaaGTAAAATTCAATTTATATTGTACTAAATATTGGTCAAAATGTTTTGAAGGTGGAATGTTAAAATGCGTggacgccttatattatgggatggaggttggagggagtatttctaaattatattcctatatagactctagagtAGTCTagactcctcttccaatatttcttttttttcagtttcAAAGTTCTcctatattcctttttttttaatttgaaagtTATGTTATTTCCATATTCTTTATTTTCAAATCCcgaattacaattatttttatattgattCTAAACTATTCTTTCCATATTCCtcatttttaaatttcaaatttcggttatttctaaattgtattcatgTATGGACACtatactcttctttcaatactCCTAGTTTTTAATTACGActttcaattatttctaaattgtattccaaTAGGTGCTCTAGAGTCTAGACTCTTCTCTCAATCTTTTTTTATCTTGAATTTTCGttcttttttaattgtatttctatatgaactctaagatatactattattttttttaatttttgactTTCAGTTAATTCTAAATTTGTATATGGACTTTTGACTCTTCTTTTAGtattcttttcttaaaaaaattgaattccacgaaattgtattcctatttagactctagactcttcttctaatattttttatctttaacttcgaattttagttatttctttattgtatttctatatggactctaatctctacttttaattttctaatttttttatttattctgattttttattatttctagttTTTATGCCTATATGGACCCTAGTCTCTTCTGCCAATcttgtttatttttagttttgattttttgtaattctaaattgtatttctatatggactataaagtctacttttaattttcttatttttttagttcTAACTCTGTTTTAGTTATTTCTTTATTATATTCCATATGGACTTTAACTctatatttaactttttttcattCCAAATTTCAATTATCTCTAAATTGTATaactatatggactctagtcccCTCTTCCAATATCCCTTATTTTTTAAtcctgaatttcagctatttttcaaattgtatttatagatagactatatttttttcttttctccgagTAATATGAGAATTTATAGGCTGTGAGAGCAAACGTGGAGGCTCCTGTATTTATATGTGGActcttttttagttttatttagTTTAACTTATGAATTTCACATAGTTTGAATTGTATTTTCTACTTTTCACTTgaactctcattttttttcttttctaaaaattGTATTCTTAATAGACTCTCtcaattactatttttttaaaaaaaatccattttctataatattttttgaatcTTAATTATAggtatttataaattatatttatacctatattattttgagacaaattatAGAGGCTAGaagttgatatattttgggacggaaggagtattattTAGTTCTAATCCAACTTCAAACTATTTTTATATAATACTCATAcatgaacaatttttttcataatatttattttctctCTCCAAATTTTAGGTACTTATTCTCTtaatattatctattttttgcctaaattgtatttctaaagGTACTTTTATctcaatattaattatttttaaattttaatccgAGTTTCggatatttctaaattgtacaTCTACGTAGACTCTTctctaatttttatttatttttttattctgaattttagatATATTGAATTGTTGACCACGTGGTTCTATTtggactctttttttctctaattattaTGGATTATATTATGGGAGTTTCTAGGAAGTGGGAGCTAACATGGTGGCCCTTTTTCCTATTACATTAAGATAATATAGATATATGGATAAATACAACAGGGGAACCGTATCCTCTGACATTATATAGTAATGTCACAGTGTGACATTCCTTAATCCGCTCCATCCATTCTAAATCAACGGCCACATATTAATTGCTATCTAactaatcaaattaattaacagaTTATGTAGGTGTGTACTTAATAGGTgggaaggaattttttttttg is part of the Oryza glaberrima chromosome 12, OglaRS2, whole genome shotgun sequence genome and harbors:
- the LOC127757975 gene encoding uncharacterized protein LOC127757975 isoform X2, which translates into the protein MPDTSTDLPLVNWSAEKMRSGRYDLRSNLKRDEKTDFVMTYSKKHRIKEDIVCNEGEIAESLVSGDLPCESNQGVFWSELSGEVASNLSKSVVSLALHDGNTMLFVCLGIAVHRNGHVIKLLTSASLLKAFNDARKDHDNLKVEVHHEDTVVIGFLREYNLDHNMAAVIVENLPDLRPVPFNNVQKFVPHSKVVALGRDISGKLMTTSGVLIGESYNGYLMSSTCKFSEVYEGGPLFDFDGDFLGMNLSFTTEGTVFVPGDRVLDQLVNCILDHEVRFAARLEALKEVWVGESPSGEMPSSHQVHRDVLNKDRYGDLESLGYPEPPKSKDGMILAYTFEEPFGDIFGKGVWSELSEDVASSICENTVALASFNGDKRTFACTGFFIEWNECATILTSANLLRDSSDENRIAENLRIEVLLPNNLRTVGTVQHYNLHYNVALVSVKDHCVRQPVKIQPYGHNCRKLLAVGRIFESGRLMAARGHQFPTVVTHDCKFLSYSGCTTTKAGIGGPLLCFDGTFVGMNFYDEGVEGTAFLSWCEIREILKYFKTKGAVAEHSHGNPSDVLDWKIAGDDSVHPDRWPVPMPYWTLPEDLVQRKLAAKIRRQEAILC
- the LOC127757975 gene encoding uncharacterized protein LOC127757975 isoform X1; this encodes MPDTSTDLPLVNWSAEKMRSGRYDLRSNLKRDEKTDFVMTYSKKHRIKEDIVCNEGEIAESLVSGDLPCESNQGVFWSELSGEVASNLSKSVVSLALHDGNTMLFVCLGIAVHRNGHVIKLLTSASLLKAFNDARKDHDNLKVEVHHEDTVVIGFLREYNLDHNMAAVIVENLPDLRPVPFNNVQKFVPHSKVVALGRDISGKLMTTSGVLIGESYNGYLMSSTCKFSEVHLFFYYCEVYEGGPLFDFDGDFLGMNLSFTTEGTVFVPGDRVLDQLVNCILDHEVRFAARLEALKEVWVGESPSGEMPSSHQVHRDVLNKDRYGDLESLGYPEPPKSKDGMILAYTFEEPFGDIFGKGVWSELSEDVASSICENTVALASFNGDKRTFACTGFFIEWNECATILTSANLLRDSSDENRIAENLRIEVLLPNNLRTVGTVQHYNLHYNVALVSVKDHCVRQPVKIQPYGHNCRKLLAVGRIFESGRLMAARGHQFPTVVTHDCKFLSYSGCTTTKAGIGGPLLCFDGTFVGMNFYDEGVEGTAFLSWCEIREILKYFKTKGAVAEHSHGNPSDVLDWKIAGDDSVHPDRWPVPMPYWTLPEDLVQRKLAAKIRRQEAILC
- the LOC127757975 gene encoding uncharacterized protein LOC127757975 isoform X3 gives rise to the protein MRSGRYDLRSNLKRDEKTDFVMTYSKKHRIKEDIVCNEGEIAESLVSGDLPCESNQGVFWSELSGEVASNLSKSVVSLALHDGNTMLFVCLGIAVHRNGHVIKLLTSASLLKAFNDARKDHDNLKVEVHHEDTVVIGFLREYNLDHNMAAVIVENLPDLRPVPFNNVQKFVPHSKVVALGRDISGKLMTTSGVLIGESYNGYLMSSTCKFSEVHLFFYYCEVYEGGPLFDFDGDFLGMNLSFTTEGTVFVPGDRVLDQLVNCILDHEVRFAARLEALKEVWVGESPSGEMPSSHQVHRDVLNKDRYGDLESLGYPEPPKSKDGMILAYTFEEPFGDIFGKGVWSELSEDVASSICENTVALASFNGDKRTFACTGFFIEWNECATILTSANLLRDSSDENRIAENLRIEVLLPNNLRTVGTVQHYNLHYNVALVSVKDHCVRQPVKIQPYGHNCRKLLAVGRIFESGRLMAARGHQFPTVVTHDCKFLSYSGCTTTKAGIGGPLLCFDGTFVGMNFYDEGVEGTAFLSWCEIREILKYFKTKGAVAEHSHGNPSDVLDWKIAGDDSVHPDRWPVPMPYWTLPEDLVQRKLAAKIRRQEAILC